One Sphingomonas limnosediminicola DNA segment encodes these proteins:
- a CDS encoding rod shape-determining protein codes for MFWTRWFKWMSHDMAIDLGTANTLVYVRGRGIVLNEPSVVAIETINGVKKVKAVGDDAKLMMGKTPDQIEAIRPLRDGVIADIDVAEQMIKHFIHKVHGGKMRAWRFPEIVICVPSGSTSVERRAIRDAASNAGASAVFLIEEPMAAAIGADMPVTQPIGSMVVDIGGGTTEVAVLSLRGLAYTTSVRVGGDKMDEAISSYVRRNHNLLIGEATAERIKKEVGIAKPPVDGIGKTVHIKGRDLVNGVPKEISINQGQIAEALSEPVGTIVEGVRIALENTAPELAADICDQGIVLTGGGALLQGLDEVLRDETGLPVTVADDPLTCVALGTGRALEEEQFRGVLQTA; via the coding sequence ATGTTCTGGACGCGCTGGTTCAAATGGATGTCGCACGACATGGCGATCGATCTGGGGACCGCCAATACACTTGTTTACGTGCGCGGCCGGGGCATCGTCCTTAACGAGCCTTCCGTCGTCGCGATCGAGACCATCAACGGCGTGAAGAAGGTCAAGGCCGTCGGCGACGACGCCAAGCTCATGATGGGAAAGACGCCCGACCAGATCGAAGCCATCCGCCCGCTCCGCGATGGCGTCATTGCCGACATCGATGTCGCCGAGCAGATGATCAAGCACTTCATTCACAAGGTGCACGGCGGCAAGATGCGCGCCTGGCGCTTCCCTGAGATCGTGATCTGCGTGCCGTCGGGTTCCACCTCGGTTGAGCGCCGCGCGATCCGCGACGCCGCTTCAAACGCCGGTGCGAGCGCCGTCTTCCTCATCGAAGAGCCGATGGCGGCTGCGATCGGCGCCGACATGCCGGTCACCCAGCCTATCGGATCGATGGTCGTCGATATTGGCGGCGGCACCACTGAGGTCGCGGTCCTTTCGCTCCGCGGCCTCGCCTACACCACGTCGGTCCGCGTCGGCGGCGACAAGATGGACGAAGCGATCAGCTCCTACGTCCGCCGCAATCACAACCTCCTGATCGGCGAAGCCACGGCCGAGCGGATCAAGAAGGAAGTCGGCATCGCCAAGCCGCCCGTTGATGGCATCGGCAAGACCGTGCACATCAAGGGCCGCGACCTCGTGAACGGCGTTCCCAAGGAAATCTCGATCAACCAAGGTCAGATTGCCGAAGCGCTTTCGGAGCCGGTCGGCACCATCGTCGAAGGCGTCCGAATCGCGCTCGAGAATACTGCGCCGGAACTGGCAGCGGACATTTGCGACCAGGGCATCGTTCTGACGGGTGGCGGTGCGCTGCTCCAGGGCCTCGACGAAGTGCTTCGCGACGAGACCGGCCTTCCTGTGACTGTCGCCGACGATCCGCTCACCTGCGTCGCGCTCGGCACTGGCCGTGCGCTCGAGGAAGAGCAGTTCCGCGGCGTCCTGCAGACCGCTTAG
- the mutL gene encoding DNA mismatch repair endonuclease MutL — translation MSIKRLPPELINRIAAGEVVERPASALKELIENSLDAGANRIAVRLAAGGMDLIEVADDGCGMSPDEMRLSLERHATSKLPDEAIDRVTSFGFRGEALPSIASVSRFILESRVAGADGWRIEIDHGAPVGEGPAALPPGTRIRVEGLFDKIPARRKFLRSPRSEYAACLDSVKRLAMARSDVAFTLDSDGRRILTLQPAEAPARVAELLSHELGRHGVGIDCMRDGLRLTGVISLPTFNRGVADQQFLFVNSRPVKDRVLVGALRAAYRDLIARDRHPIAALFLDVPLEEVDVNVHPAKTEVRFRDPQAVRGLIVGGLRRALDEESGRSAAREQAAAPVMWTTSASYDSDLNRQPPSLVDLPPAAASIVAEAAVLFDQAPAARAEPAVEPAGSYPLGVARGQVAATYIVAEAEDGLVIVDQHAAHERLVLERMRAARDGGAVPRQVLLIPEVVELEEPDCDRLDAAQAELADLGLDVERFGPTAMLIRSVPAALGKTDVSALLADLAGEIAELGGPLSLRDKLDHVAATIACHGSVRAGRILSVAEMNALLREMEVTPRSGQCNHGRPTWVKLGHSEIEKLFGRK, via the coding sequence ATGTCAATAAAAAGGCTGCCGCCGGAACTCATCAATCGCATTGCCGCCGGCGAGGTCGTCGAGCGGCCTGCAAGCGCGCTCAAGGAATTGATCGAAAACAGTCTCGACGCAGGCGCGAATCGCATCGCCGTTCGCCTTGCCGCGGGGGGCATGGACCTGATCGAAGTCGCTGATGACGGATGCGGGATGAGTCCAGACGAAATGCGGCTTTCGCTTGAGCGGCACGCGACTTCGAAGCTGCCGGACGAGGCGATAGACCGCGTGACCAGCTTCGGTTTCCGCGGCGAAGCCTTGCCATCGATCGCCAGCGTATCGCGATTCATTCTCGAAAGCCGCGTCGCAGGCGCCGACGGATGGCGAATCGAGATCGATCACGGCGCGCCGGTGGGCGAGGGGCCTGCCGCCCTGCCGCCCGGCACGCGAATTCGCGTGGAAGGACTATTCGACAAGATCCCCGCGCGCCGGAAATTCCTGCGCTCGCCACGCTCTGAATATGCGGCCTGCCTCGATTCGGTGAAGCGGCTGGCGATGGCCCGCAGTGATGTCGCGTTCACGCTCGACAGCGATGGCCGGCGCATCCTCACCTTGCAGCCGGCCGAGGCGCCCGCCCGGGTCGCCGAACTCCTGAGCCATGAGCTCGGCCGACACGGGGTCGGCATCGACTGCATGCGAGACGGCTTGCGCCTTACCGGCGTGATTAGCCTTCCGACGTTCAATCGAGGCGTGGCAGACCAGCAGTTCCTCTTCGTGAATTCACGCCCGGTAAAGGACCGGGTGCTCGTCGGCGCCCTCCGTGCCGCCTATCGCGATCTCATCGCGCGGGACCGACATCCCATCGCGGCGCTATTCCTCGACGTTCCGCTCGAAGAGGTCGACGTCAACGTTCACCCAGCCAAGACGGAGGTGCGCTTCCGTGACCCGCAGGCGGTGCGTGGCTTGATTGTTGGAGGACTTCGGCGAGCGCTCGACGAAGAAAGTGGTCGCAGCGCAGCGCGTGAGCAGGCGGCGGCGCCCGTTATGTGGACGACCAGCGCAAGCTATGACTCGGATTTAAATCGCCAGCCGCCGAGCCTTGTAGACCTGCCCCCAGCAGCGGCTTCGATCGTCGCGGAGGCAGCGGTCCTTTTCGATCAGGCGCCCGCCGCCCGTGCTGAGCCGGCCGTCGAACCCGCCGGGAGCTATCCGCTCGGGGTCGCTCGCGGCCAGGTAGCTGCGACTTACATCGTTGCTGAGGCTGAAGACGGGCTCGTCATCGTCGACCAGCACGCCGCGCATGAGCGACTGGTGCTGGAGCGAATGCGCGCTGCTCGCGACGGCGGCGCCGTGCCGCGCCAGGTTCTGCTGATCCCGGAAGTGGTCGAGCTAGAGGAGCCCGATTGCGACCGCCTCGATGCTGCGCAGGCGGAGCTTGCCGACCTCGGCCTCGACGTCGAACGCTTCGGCCCCACGGCCATGCTCATCCGCAGCGTTCCGGCGGCGCTCGGTAAAACCGATGTTTCGGCGCTGCTGGCCGATCTTGCGGGAGAAATTGCCGAGCTGGGTGGTCCATTGAGCCTTCGCGACAAGCTTGATCATGTTGCCGCGACCATTGCCTGCCATGGCTCCGTCCGTGCAGGCCGAATCCTCTCCGTCGCGGAGATGAACGCGCTCCTTCGCGAGATGGAGGTCACGCCGCGGTCGGGTCAGTGCAACCATGGCCGCCCGACCTGGGTGAAGCTCGGCCATTCCGAGATCGAAAAATTGTTTGGCCGGAAGTAG
- the crcB gene encoding fluoride efflux transporter CrcB produces MLYLIVFIGAGIGGALRHGVNVAAARLLALSFPLGTLFVNVAGSFLMGLCAGYFAFKPGLNQHVRLFLTTGILGGFTTFSAFSLDTALLIERHAYGLAAGYVLGSVVASVSALFFALSLFRGGGLP; encoded by the coding sequence ATGCTCTATCTCATCGTTTTCATCGGCGCCGGGATCGGCGGAGCACTGCGGCACGGCGTCAACGTCGCCGCTGCCCGCCTGCTGGCGCTCAGCTTTCCGCTCGGCACCTTGTTCGTCAACGTCGCCGGCTCATTCCTGATGGGACTGTGCGCCGGCTATTTCGCCTTCAAGCCCGGGCTCAACCAGCACGTCCGCTTGTTTCTGACGACCGGCATTCTCGGCGGCTTCACGACCTTCTCAGCCTTTTCGCTGGATACGGCGCTGCTGATCGAGCGCCATGCTTACGGCCTTGCGGCGGGATATGTGCTCGGATCGGTCGTGGCGAGCGTATCGGCATTGTTCTTCGCCCTCTCCCTGTTTAGGGGCGGCGGCCTGCCATGA
- the ppa gene encoding inorganic diphosphatase, with protein MNIDLIPVGDDPPNNINVIIEVPVGGEPVKYEFDKKSGALFVDRILHTPMRYPANYGFVPHTLSPDGDPLDAMVIARSPFVPGCVVRARPIGVLNLEDEHGGDEKLICVPVDTTFPYYADVGERQDLPSIVLQQIEHFFTHYKDLETDKWVRVGKWGDASDAHRILAEAIDRAKEFSTSVA; from the coding sequence ATGAACATTGATCTCATCCCGGTGGGCGACGATCCGCCCAACAACATCAACGTCATCATCGAAGTGCCTGTCGGGGGCGAGCCGGTGAAATACGAGTTCGACAAGAAGTCGGGCGCGCTCTTCGTCGACCGCATCCTGCATACGCCGATGCGTTATCCCGCCAACTACGGCTTCGTGCCGCACACGCTGTCGCCCGACGGCGATCCGCTGGACGCGATGGTGATTGCACGATCCCCCTTCGTACCCGGCTGCGTCGTTCGCGCCCGGCCGATCGGCGTCCTCAATCTCGAGGACGAACATGGCGGGGACGAGAAGCTGATCTGCGTGCCCGTCGACACGACCTTCCCATATTATGCGGATGTCGGGGAGCGACAGGATCTGCCGTCGATCGTCCTCCAGCAGATCGAGCATTTCTTCACCCACTACAAAGACCTGGAAACCGACAAATGGGTGCGGGTCGGGAAGTGGGGCGATGCTTCAGATGCTCACAGGATCCTCGCGGAAGCCATTGATCGCGCTAAGGAATTTTCGACTTCAGTAGCCTGA
- the ilvC gene encoding ketol-acid reductoisomerase, which produces MEMLRDADIDLTPLVGKRVAILGYGNQGRAQALNLHDSGIDVVVGLRGGSGSSFEVEAAGLEAALIEDAVADADVVMILAPDEIHDSLYAEIEPRLRHGTAVGFSHGLSVRFGFVRSRPDLDVFLIAPKGPGTALRSLYQQGKGMIALWAVDQDASGNAAGIALAYGRAIGCGRAGLIHSSFAEEAEADLFNEQAVVWGAVPEILSAGFETLVAGGISPEVAYLECIGELKLIAELIEARGIAGMREVISNTAELGAFLGGKRIVDDAIRARMSEILAEVRAGRFAGELKDEEKSGYARLEAARSKARLTQIEETFRRLQSVADQSAG; this is translated from the coding sequence ATGGAGATGCTTCGAGACGCCGACATCGACCTCACCCCGCTCGTCGGAAAGCGGGTGGCGATCCTGGGCTACGGCAATCAGGGGCGCGCCCAGGCCTTGAACCTGCACGATAGCGGCATCGACGTCGTCGTCGGCCTTCGTGGCGGTTCAGGTAGCTCGTTCGAGGTGGAAGCTGCCGGCCTCGAAGCAGCTTTGATCGAAGACGCAGTGGCCGATGCGGACGTGGTGATGATCCTCGCGCCCGACGAAATCCATGATTCGCTCTACGCCGAGATCGAACCACGCCTTCGGCACGGTACCGCGGTCGGGTTCAGCCATGGCCTTTCCGTGCGCTTCGGGTTCGTGAGATCACGGCCGGATCTGGATGTATTCCTGATTGCTCCGAAGGGCCCCGGAACGGCACTGCGGTCGCTCTATCAGCAGGGCAAGGGAATGATCGCTCTCTGGGCGGTCGACCAGGACGCCTCCGGTAATGCAGCCGGGATCGCTCTAGCCTACGGTCGCGCCATCGGATGCGGTCGCGCGGGACTCATCCACTCCAGCTTCGCCGAGGAGGCGGAGGCCGACCTGTTCAATGAGCAGGCCGTCGTTTGGGGCGCCGTCCCCGAGATCCTGTCCGCCGGTTTCGAAACACTCGTGGCGGGCGGCATTTCGCCCGAAGTTGCCTATCTGGAGTGCATAGGCGAGCTTAAACTGATCGCGGAGCTGATCGAGGCGCGCGGGATTGCCGGCATGCGCGAGGTCATTTCGAATACTGCGGAGCTTGGCGCCTTCCTTGGCGGCAAACGGATCGTCGACGACGCGATCCGTGCGCGCATGAGCGAGATCCTCGCCGAAGTGCGGGCTGGCCGCTTTGCCGGCGAGCTGAAGGACGAGGAAAAGAGCGGCTATGCGCGGCTGGAAGCAGCACGCTCGAAAGCGCGTTTAACGCAGATCGAAGAGACCTTCAGACGCTTGCAGTCGGTGGCAGATCAGTCGGCAGGCTGA
- the miaA gene encoding tRNA (adenosine(37)-N6)-dimethylallyltransferase MiaA, with protein sequence MAISVHKPPLALIAGPTASGKSALALAFAKRTRGVIVNADSAQVYRDLPVLSAAPTAEELSQAEHRLYGYLDGAEACSAADWAERTKVEISEIQSSGRLPILTGGSGLYLRTLLNGIAPIPAISTEVRTQVREASVQDNRRRLGKLDSLGAARLGENDSTRVARALEVVLSTGKSLADWQQRREGGIADQVDLKALILLPPRDWLYARCNARFAAMIEQGAVHEVRSLLERGLNSSQPVMRAIGVREIAAYLSDETSLDEAVAAGQQATRRYAKRQYTWFAHQPPADWPRFTDPLEPSALPRALELLIAKA encoded by the coding sequence ATGGCCATCAGTGTGCACAAACCTCCGCTCGCCTTAATTGCGGGACCGACCGCGAGCGGCAAGTCGGCACTTGCACTGGCTTTCGCCAAGCGGACTCGCGGCGTCATCGTGAACGCCGACAGTGCGCAGGTCTATCGGGACCTGCCGGTGCTGAGCGCAGCACCCACCGCCGAAGAACTCAGCCAGGCCGAACATCGGCTCTATGGCTACCTGGATGGCGCGGAGGCATGCTCCGCTGCCGACTGGGCAGAGCGGACGAAAGTCGAAATCTCGGAAATTCAATCGAGTGGCCGGCTCCCGATCCTGACGGGTGGGAGTGGTCTTTATCTTCGCACTTTGCTCAATGGGATAGCGCCTATTCCTGCCATCTCCACCGAAGTTAGAACGCAGGTTCGGGAAGCGTCAGTTCAGGACAATCGTAGGCGCTTGGGGAAGCTTGATTCGCTTGGGGCCGCTCGCTTGGGTGAAAACGATTCAACCCGCGTCGCCCGAGCACTCGAGGTGGTTCTTTCGACCGGCAAATCCCTAGCCGATTGGCAGCAGCGCCGCGAGGGCGGGATCGCAGATCAGGTTGACCTCAAGGCGCTGATTCTCTTGCCGCCCCGCGATTGGCTGTATGCGCGGTGCAATGCGCGATTTGCAGCGATGATCGAACAAGGCGCTGTTCACGAGGTGCGTTCGCTGCTCGAGAGGGGCCTAAATTCGAGCCAGCCGGTCATGCGCGCAATCGGCGTGCGGGAGATCGCGGCCTATCTTTCGGACGAAACCAGTCTCGACGAGGCCGTTGCCGCCGGCCAGCAAGCGACGCGGCGATATGCCAAACGGCAATATACCTGGTTCGCTCACCAGCCGCCTGCCGACTGGCCGCGGTTTACCGACCCCCTCGAACCATCGGCGTTGCCCCGCGCGCTAGAACTGCTGATTGCAAAGGCCTAG